The sequence CTTTATAAGATGCGAAATCTTTAAGTACGGGTTCAAAAAGAGAAGACATAGGAGTAGCAGTTTAACCTTATAGATCTTTCCAAAAACAATAAGTTTCATTGTGTAGAAATAATTTGAGTTTACATGAACTGTGCGATGACCTTAAAGGGTGTGTACCTTTGCGTTTAGCGAATGAATAAGTGGAAAAAGGCGTTCTGCAAGTGGGAGGGTTGAATGTTGATTCGTCTTAATAGAAGGAGTCGCGTTAGAACCATCTTTAGGGGGAATATTACTTGCCCTATAGGCATTTAAAACTTTTTAGATAGTTTCTTGTTGAAGACTCCTTCTAGATCTTATAAATGATGTCATGACTATTAATAATGTTATACCCAATGAATAGCAGTAGCTTCTCATTGGGTACGGTACGTTTCTGTACTTAGAGAAACTTACATTGCTTTGCGAATGATTTCCATTACTTCTTCAAGTTTTGGTTTTCTTGGGTTCGTTGCAGCCGTAGCATCTTTCATTGCGTTTTCTGCAAGAGTAGGAATATCTTCCTCTTTTGCACCAAGTTCTTTAAAACCGGTTGGAATATTCAAATCTCTAGCTAAGCGCTCAATTGCAGCAATAGCTTTTTCTGCTGCTTCACGTTTACTTAAACCTTCTACAGCTTCACCCAAATACTCTGCTATTTTTGCAAAGCGATCTTCACGTCCTACAATATTGTAACGGCACACATGCGGTAAAAGGATCGCATTACATACTCCGTGTGGCAAGTTGTAGAAACCGCCCATTTGGTGAGCGATGGCATGTACATAACCTAATGAAGCATTGTTAAAGGCCATTCCTGCTAAGAATTGAGCATACACCATTTTTTCGCGTGCTTCGATATCTTTTCCATTTGCAAAAGCACGTGGCAAGTATTCAGGAATTAATTCGAAAACCTTTTCAGCAGCTGCATCAGTCATTGGTGTTGCAGCAGTTGAAACATAAGCTTCAACAGCATGTGTTAAAGCATCTAAACCTGTTGCAGCAGTTAATGCTGGTGGCAATCCGATCATTAATTCTGGGTCGTTTATAGAAACTAGTGGGGTCACATGTTTGTCAATGATTGCCATTTTCACTTGACGCTTTACATCTGTAATAATGGTAAACTTCGTCATCTCACTAGCTGTTCCAGCAGTTGTGTTAATAGCAATTAATGGAACTAACGGATTTTTTGACTTATCCACACCTTCATAATCATGAATAGTGCCTCCATTTGACACAACTAGTCCTATACCTTTAGCAGCGTCGTGGGATGATCCGCCTCCTAATGATACAAGGGAGTCACATTTTGCTGCTTTAAAAGCTTCTACACCGTCAGCAACGTTTTTATCTGTAGGGTTTGGCTCTGCTTTAGGGTAGATTTCTACTTCAATCCCTGCTGATTTAATAATATCAGCGATTTTTTCGGCAATTCCTAATTTGAATAATCCTTGGTCTGTTACTAGCAATGCTTTCTTTGCATTCACATCTTTTAGACGAGAACCAGTTTCTTGTATGGCTCCTTGTCCAAATAAATTAATCGATGGCATTGAAAATTGGCTCTGTGTTGTCATTCTACTATCTCCTTATCGATTTTTATTTTTTGTGATCAGCAGAAGCTAGAATTGTAATCATTGATATTTTTTATGCCTGTTCATGCTGTTCACACAATTCCCCCTACGCCTCCAATATATAGGTATTTTTTACTGGTTTCAACAAAATAGCTCAAAATTTGACAAATAAAACGAAAATCTTTCATTTTTTATTTTATATTTACCAGTTTCTTATCATAGCTTTCTAATGCTCGTATTTTCACAAATTGGAATGATGGATGTTTTTGATGACCTAATATAACTGTTTTTTAAAGTTTGTGTTCATAAATAAGATAATAAATTTTAAGGTTGGCAAAGATCGTAACTTGAAAACTACGATGTATTGCCGTCGACTTGTTCCTTAGCCTTGAAAAAGAAAACTGCTTTTTCTGTATGTGATAGGATTAAATTTCTGCTTCGTTGTCTAATTTCAACGATAAATGTAGAGACTTAAACCTCTAAACTTATTTGTGCTTTACTGTATTAAAAAAATGAAAAAACACCTTAATGTTTGGTATACTTAAATGGCAATTAATTACAATTTACATACAGAGAGGTGTCTCATCATAAAACAACGATTGGCCAACTATTTTAAGTATTGATTGTTTGCTTAGCGATTAATAAATCATCCGGAATTATGGAATTCCCTAGGACATGGAAGTCTTTTTATAACAACAAATCCTTATTAAACTTACAAAATGAGTTTCAAGGGGTTGGTTTTGTGATTTATTGAATAAGGATTAGCATACAAGTATTACCTTCGTAAGATATATTGTATTTTGATGGCAACACCGATGAGATAAAGATAGCATGGATGACCGGACACTTAGCAAATTTTACGATGAAATTAGCTATCTCGCCTGGGTTGTACCATTACTGCAATTAATCGGACTTTTTAGAACTAGCATCAATATGATGAAAACACGAATTAAAAGTTAACTACAACATTAATTGCCGAATTACCTAGATATATCCAGGGTTTAGCTACGAGTTTCACTGTGCGAAAGTTGGGTATATATTAAAATAATGAGTAGCTAACAGCACGAAAGAGGTGTCAAAGACATGGAATTAATTTCAATTATTATTCCTACTTACAATGAAGAAGAAAACATACAGTTAATTTATGAAAGTGTAAAGCGGGAGTTTGATAGACTGGCTTATCATTTTGAAATGATTTTTATTGATGATGCCAGCACGGATAATACCTTACATCAAATTAAACAATTAGTTTCTAAAAGCACAAATGTGAGATACATTTCTTTTTCTAGAAATTTCGGTAAAGAATCGGCAATGTTGGCTGGCCTACGTCATGTACAAGGGGAAGCTGTTATAATCATGGATGCCGATCTACAACATCCGCCATCATTGATTCCAGATCTTGTTAAAGGTTGGGAAGATGGATATGATCAAGTAATTGCGCGACGTAATCGTAATGGTGAAAAGCCAATTCGTAAATTTCTATCCTCTGCTTATTATCGGATCATCAACAAGGTAGTAGATGTCAAGTTAGAGGATGGAGTGGGTGATTTCCGTTTGCTAAGTCGGCGTGCTGTTTATGCAGTATTATCTTTAGATGAAGGTGCGCGCTTTTCAAAAGGTTTGTTCTCGTGGATTGGCATGGCACAGAAAATAGTTGATTATGAGAATGTTCCTCGGAAGAACGGAAAAACGAAATGGTCTTTATTAAAATTGTTGAGTTATGGATTAGATGGAATTGTGTCATTCAATAATCGTCCTCTAAGAGTTTGTTTCTATACAGGTGCGCTTATTTTACTGCTGTCGATTATCTACAGTATTATTATATTTGTGCAAATTTTGCTGAATGGCATTAAAGTTCCAGGCTATTTTACGATTATTACTGCCGTTCTAATATTAGGCGGGATTCAGTTGTTAAGTCTAGGTGTGATTGGGGAATACATAGGACGTATATATTATGAAACAAAGAAACGTCCTCAATACTTAATTCAAGAAACGAATATTAGAAACGGAGAAGGCTATGAACGAAACAGGTCGAGAATTTCTCAGATTTATCATCATCGGCGTAGTCAATACTATTAATTACTATGCCGTTTATCTATTATTACATCTTGTTTTTAATGTTTACTATATGGCGGCACATATAACGGGATTTATTGTAAGTTTAGTCGTTTCTTTTTTCTTAAATACTTATTTTACATTTAAAGTAAAGCCCACATGGAAAAAGTTTTTGAAATTTCCAATCACTCAGTTATTTAATTTCAGTATCACGTCGCTATTCGTGTTTGTTTTTACAGAACTATTTCAGGTAGACAGTAAAATCACACCTCTCCTTGCCGTCTTTATTACAGTTCCAATGACATTTATGGTAACTGGGAAAATATTGAAAAGAAGAGAGTGTAATAGATGAAGAAACGAACATTATGGTTTTTTATTATAGGTAGTCTACTCGTCTCGGTAGCTACACATCTTTTTTTCTATCAGCAATGGCTTGATAAGCATTGGATGATTGGACCGAATGATGGTCTTTCACAAATTGTGACGTTTAAAAAATTTATTTATGAAAATTATCGAAGTGGTAATTTTTTCTATGCTTGGGATTTTGGCTTGGGTGGGGGTTTTTACAGTCAATTAGCCTATTATTTTTCCACCTCCCTTGTCTTTTTAGTGTCTACTATTGTTATTTTTATTCTGGATATCTTTCAATGGGTCGATCCCTCTAACGTTGAATTTTGGGCTCAATCTAACTTATTTATCAGTATCATTCGCTTAAGTGTGATCTTATTTATTACGTCCTACACGTTTCAATATATGAAAATCCAAGCCTTTCCGGCTTTTACGGGGGCGGTTGTATACGGTTGTTCTGTTATGTACATGCGACATGTTGTTTATTGGGAATTTTTTGCTGATGCGTTTATATGGTTGCCATTAGTTGTTTTAGGATTGGAGAAATTAATACGAGAAGGCAAGCAAGGTTGGCTGATTTTTGCTATGTCCGCCATGCTGATTAGCAATTTTTATTTTGCCTATATCCAACTCATTTTTTTAATTCTGTATGTACTTGGCCGCTGGGTAATTGCACTTACTGACAATGAGTTACCTAGAATAAAACAGTTTAAACTTTTGGTGTCAAGTGGATTGATCAGTTTTTGTATTAGCGCAGTGGCGTTTATACCCGCTGTTTATGGGTTTTTCAACAATTATCGACCCCCTTTCGATCAAGAGATTCCACTGTTCGATTTAATTGATAATATATTGTTTGCTAGTCCCTATATTGTGTTACCAGTAGTTTTTATGTTACTGATATTTACCGTCCCTTTGTATCGTAATCGATTGTTTCGCTTTTTTGCTGTGTTTAGTTTCGTATTGCTTATATTTCACTTAAGCCCTTTGGCAGCCAGTGCTTTCAATGGCTTTTCTGCTCCACAATATCGCTTTGAATATCTATTATCCTTTACAATAGGTGGTTGTGTTGCCATTGGCTTGCAGCAATTAAATAAAATAGCTGTTCGTTTTCTTTGCCTGGCCTCGTTCATTTCTTTATGTGTCTATTTGTTAAGTTTCAATTATTTTGATCCTAATATAAAAGTTCCAGAACGAGCAACAACCGAGTTCTCTGCGGTTGTAATTGCTATTTTTGCTCTATTTACTATTTTGGCTATATTAATGATGTTGTATGTTTATTTTCAAAAGAAGGCTTTGCTCATTATTATTCAATCATTTGTCATTCTATGGAGTATAGTGTCAGTAAATACAGTAGCTAAATATGGGATAACAGACAATGGTGGGCTTCAAAAAGTAACACATAATTATTTAATGAGTGATAATTATAATAGTGCCGAACAAAGGAATTTGATTGATCAAGTGAAAAGGCAGGAGCCCAATTCATTGTCCCGAATCGATTGGATGACGCCTAAGCGATATAACACACCGATTGTACAGAACTTTAATGGTACGAGTCTATATTCAAGTATCGCTAACAAAGCATTGTTATGGTTTTACTGGAGGGACTTAAAAATAGATACAGGTCATGAAACTGTAAGTCGCTACGGTACCCTTGGCAATCGTGCAAATTTGCATGCGTTATTACAGACAACATATTGGATGAGAAAAAAAAGTCAGGAAGCGAATGTACCTTATGGCTTTACAAAGTTTGCAGAATCCAATAAATATGTTATTTATAAAAGCAATTTTTACCTTCCATTTATCCGAACAGGTAAAAACATTTATAGCGAAGAGCAGTTGCAAACAGCTTCTGTTTTAGATCGTGAACATGCCATGCTTTCAGGAGTAGTGTTTGAAGAAGCAACTAGACAAAAGTTAGATTTGGTAAAAGAGAAAAATGTTATCAAGCAAGCGACTATTAAAGGAGTAGGTGCTAAATACCAAAATAACCACTTATCGGTTGTCAACGACAAAGGAGGCATCGATATTATTCCGGGATCTGTACAAAAAAACACAAAAGACTTTTATGTTGGTTTTTCTATAAAAAACGTAAATGGTGATGGTTTTCCTATAAAAGTAAATAAATACCGTACAACTAGAAAACCTGCCCATTCTATTTATAAAACCAATATAAATGACCTAATAATCCGTGTTCCAGCTAAAGACATTATCTCTATTCGTTTACCAAAAGGGGAATATGAGTTGAATAATTTATCGCTTTATGAAGAAGATTATAAGGAATTGCATGAAGCTGTAAAAGCTGCTGCTCATTCACCATCGTTTACGTGGGAAAAGAACAAAATAACTATACATTACAATAATCAGACAAAGGAAAAATGGATGGCTTTACCAATTCCATTTGAAAAAGGCTGGAAACTTTGGATTAATGGTAAGGAGCAAGCCATTGAAAAAGCAAATTACGCATTTATTGGCTTCAAGCTGAACAGCGGGAAAAACCATATTAAAATGGTATATCATCCTCCTTACTTTTTTCCAACTCTTGCTTTGACAATTATTGGGCTTTTTGCTTGGGCGATGTTACATCTGCGTAGTAAACGTAGAGAAAGTGGTCATTTAAATAACCCAAGTGTAAAAATGCGCTCATTACTTATGAAAGTTGATAAATCAAGAGATTAGCCACAAAGAGTGTGGATTGTTGAATTCTCTTCCTGATTTGTTTTGACGTTTCATAGAGGATAGACCTCCTTGGGAATTTGATCCTTCTAATGTCGGACTTGGGCAACCCCTATGTTGTCTGTAAAGTACCACAAAACAAACGGATTGCGTGACTACCTGATATATAATCAAGGCGTGTGTCGGTGCTAGAAAGTGGAGATAAGAGATTATCATTTCGTATAATTATTATGGCTATTTCTTCACTACATAAATGTGGAGGAATAGCCTTTTAACACTTTCGGTTACTCTGGCTAAAAGTAGATATAACAACCTCTTTCCCAGATTATTTTCATAATGAGTTATAAGTAGAGTAAAATTTTATTTACTAGTAGAGGTGTCTCAAGGGCAGATGAATCAATTATATGAGATGATTTAAGTATTTTTCATCGCTTTGGACAAGGTCATGTAGGGAGTTTATTTCCAGGTTCAACTTAGACGGTTAAAAAAGAAAGAGTATTAGACACTTATAATTGTGTTCAAAAAGAGAATAAAAGGACAAAGGTTGGCTAAGGTCTCCGGCGTCGTTAAAAAAGCAGGATACTTTTTCCGCATGCATTGTTTTGCTGTCGAAGCCTACTCTGTTCTACTGCAAAAAGCCGACCCGAACACCTCTTGTCGAGCCGAAGTGCGAAGCGGTTTAGTTTTGATTGGCACAGTGTATGCAGTTAAATGCACACGCGCTAGGTCAGCTTTCTGGAACCTATTCCCGGGAAGGAAAAGTGTTTTTCTTTTCAAGAAAAATTCGATTGTCATTTTTATCAACTTTTAAACATCCTTTTGTGGTGAAACTACATCATATATCCGACCGATAGCTATCCATGACTTTCTTTTTTTTTCTGCAATATTTTCAATTTATATTGATCGCCCCATTCTTTCATTTGCGTGATAATAGGTTCTAACGTTATTCCAAATTCAGTCATTGAATATTCTACCCGTGGCGGGACTTCCGGATAAACGTTTCTATTGATAATACCGTCATTTTCCAATTCACTTAATTGTAATGATAGCATACGCTGTGTGATTCCAGGGATTAACCGCCGTAATTCATTAAAACGCTTTTTATCTTCGAGCAGATAATATAAGATAACACCTTTCCATTTGCCGCCAATTACATCTAAGGTCGCTTCTACTGGACAACCTTCTGGACACCCATAGCCACTTTTTCTGTTTCTCATGAAGTCACCACCTATTAATTTTAACAATATAGGTAACACTAATGTTACTATACAACATAAATGTGCCCTCTTACATATTTTTTAATTTGTTTTTATAATACAAACTAAATAAATGAAGGAGATGATGAAATGAAAGCAATCGGTTTATTAGAATATTTGCCAATTGAAAAAGAAAAAAGTCTATTTGATTTTGATGCGTCAAAACCAGTAGCAAAAGGAAGAGACCTACTTGTTAAAATAAATGCTATTTCTATCAACCCTGTAGATGTAAAAGTTCGCTCACCGAAACCAAAAAAAGAAGAAACGCCGAAAATCTTAGGATGGGATGCGAGTGGCGTTGTCGTTGAAGCGGGAGATAATTGTAAATTATTTCAAGAAGGAGATAAAGTATATTATGCAGGCGCTATTAACAGACCGGGAACATATAGCGAATATCATCTTGTGGATGAACGGATTGTTGGAAAGAAACCGACAACATTAACATTTGCAGAAGCTGCTGCAATGCCACTAACAACTATTACTGCTTGGGAAGCGCTATTTGATAGATTATTGATTAACCCTGACAATAAACAAGAAAATAGTTTGAAACAGATTTTAATTATCGGGGGTGCTGGAGGTGTGGGCTCCATTGCGATTCAACTTGCTAAATGGGCAGGACTTCAAGTCATTGCAACAGCTTCACGGCCAGAAACGGAAAACTGGGTGAAACGGCTTGGCGCTGATTATGTAATTAATCATCACAAAGCTTTCAAGGATCAACTAGCTGCAATTCAGTTACATGAAGTTGATTTTATTTTTTGCTTAAATAACACGGACCAACATTGGGAAGCAATGAGTGAAGTAATAAAGCCACAAGGTAAAGTCTGCTCGATTGTTGAGAATGAACAGCCACTTGACTTAAACGTATTCAAAAACAAAAGTGTGACATTTGTTTGGGAGTTTATGTTTACACGCTCATTATATGGGACTGATGATATGATTAGTCAGCATACACTATTGAACAACGTAAGCGATTTGATCGATTATGGAGTTGTTCAAACAACGCTTAAAGAAAGCTTATCACCAATAAACGCAGCAACTTTAAGAAAAGCTCATGCAACAATAGAATCTGGAAAAATGATTGGTAAATTAGCAATAGAGGGTTTTGAAGCTTAAGTAGTTGTTTATTTTGAAGTGAGGCGTATGATAAAAAAGTACGCCTCCTTATTTATACGATAGAAAACTATAAAACTTTAAGCTTTATCCCGCATGTAAGGTGCCGTAAGACTCCCACATAAAAATCTTGAGTGATACAAAGAGTCAAAGTAGGAGAAAACGGCACCTAAATGCCCGATTGGTTCAAGGGCATTTAGGTCATACCCTTGTGGTACTAACATTCCGTGTGAAAAGCGTTCCACAGGAATGAAGTTTCACTTTATCGTATAAGAAAAACGATAGCCTTCGCCATAAAGACTTGGTGATAAGCTTAGTTTTTCGAATAAAATACTAAGCTTCTGCTTGTTTTAGTATTTCTGCTATTTCATGAAATCCACGTTTTTCGGCATGTTGTAATGGAGTAATCCCATCCTCATCACCAATAGTAGCATCTGCTCCATGATCGATTAGCAGTTGAACGATTTCCTGATGTTTTTTTCCGCCATCACTAAGTATAATTGCTTCCATTAACGCAGTCCAATGAAGATTATTAATATGATTAACATCTATTTCTGAACGAGTGAGTAATGCCTTTACAACCTCAACATGCCCACGTTCTGCAGCTGGAATTAGCGCAGTTCCGCCAAATCTGTTCGTAATCGAGGTATCAGCTCCTGCATCTATTGCTAGCTTTACAATATCTAGTAATCCCTCGGCACTTGCATACAAAAGTACATTATTTAAGTTGTTATCCCGAATATTAATATCTGCGCCCTGATCGATAAGTGCTTTTACTGTGTTTATTTCATTATTGTAAGTAGCTGCTAAGACAGCAGTAGTACCTTGCTCGTTAGTTGTATTAATATTTGCTCCGTCCTGAAGAAGTTTTGTCACTTTTGCGGTATCTCCCTTTTCAGCTGAATAAATGAACGCTTGGTTCAAATCGCTCACCTTCTTATCATTTGATTTAGAGGAATCATTGTTGCTTGTACAAGCTGTAAAAATAATTAAATTAAGCAATACAATAATAACCGTTTTATACTTCATTTTAACCTCCTGATAAACTTAGTTTAACATGTGTCTATTGTTAAAGAAAGTTCAAAAGATTCAACAAAATACATTGATTTGGGTTGTGGTAAAGAAAGCGAATGGAATGAATGTCCTAAGTGCAATTGGAAGTTTTGAGCAAAGTCTTTTGGCTGTTAGGAAATTATAAAATTTGTTCATTGTGGATAATTTCTATATTAAAATTTAAACCTATTATGTCTCTGTGTTTTTTAGTACTCAAGGTAGCTCACTCCCACTTTGGATCGGACAGCCTCCTTATCGGAATTTTAGCGTTTGTCAGGACTGATCAATGTTCTAGCAGTTTTGTTTTTTATGTTTCTAACTGTATATACTGTTCTGTCCCTCGAAATTTTGAAGCTTCGGATTTCTGCTTATCCCGCAAGTAACTGGCAATTTGTTTATCCCACTTCCATACTACGGGGTGAAAACTAGGAGGAAAGTGGAGGATTTAACTGCCAGATTATGTTCATTCTAACAATCAGTAGGGGATGAAAGAAAACCCCACTGATGGAAGATTCACTTTATTATCTTTTTCATTAAAAATTTATAAGAAAATTAACTGATTTTATGTTGTATATATGGTATGTTTAGAAAAAGAATTGTTATTTAAGGAGATAGAAAATGCAGATTCGGAGGCTAGATATAAAAGAACAAATGCCACTCGAGTTGTTGCTGTTAGCAGATCCTTGTAAGGAAATGATTGAAACTTATTTTGCTAGAAGTGAATGCTATATTGCAGAAATCGGGGAGCAAGTTGTCGGTGTGTATGTCCTGCTGCCAACAAGACCCGTAACTATCGAACTAGTTAATATTGCAGTAAGAGAGGAAGAGCAAGGAAAAGGAATCGGAAAGCAATTACTCAGACATGCAATCAAAGTGGCAAAGGAAAAAGGCTGCAAAACAATAGAAGTTGGTACTGGAAACTCTAGTATAGGGCAGTTAGCTTTATATCAGAAATGTGGATTTAACATGGTTAGTATTGAAAAAGACTACTTTCTGAAGCATTATCCAGAGACCATATATGAAAATGGAATACAGTGCAGGGATATGGTTCGTCTATCGTTAGATTTACAAACATAAATGCAATTAGCGAGCGGAAAAGGTTGAAAATAAATTCAGTATTAGATGGAGGGATGGAAATGGATAAATTTATGGAACGAGCAGTAGAACTAGCTGTAGCGAATGTTCGGGAAGGTGGTCAGCCGTTTGGAGCAGTTCTAGTTAAAGATGAAACAATTGTAGCAGAAGGTGTAAATGAACTGCATACAACCTACGACGTTAGCGGTCATGCAGAATTATTGGCAATTCGACGTGCGCAAAAACAAATACAAACAAACGATCTTTCAGGTTATACGATGTATGCAAGTGGTGAACCATGCCCAATGTGTTTGACGGCGATGTATTTTGCAGGGATTAAAGAAGTATTTTTTTGTGCTTCTTTAGATGACGCGGCTAGAGCAGGGTTAGGAAAATCAAAAGAGATTTATGAAGATTTGCAAAATCCTAAGGAGGAGCGTTCTCTTTCTATGGTGCAGATGCCATTGCGAGAAGGTCAGGTGGACCCAATGCAGCTTTGGAAAAAACAGTCTTCTTAAAAAACTCATAAAAACTTGGAGAACCCTTACAAAATCTTCATATATCTATGATACTAATATAGCTCCTGCTTATGATTAAGTCGGTTAATTGGGGAGTTAAGTTTAATTTCACATGAGATAGATGAATCCTGTACGTATGGCAGTAATCTCCACTTCCATGCTACAGGTGAAATCTAGGAGGATAAGTGGAGGATAAAAAGCCCCCACTGATTGAAGATTCACTTTATCATCAATCAATAAGTCCAGAAATACAGGATGTAAACTTTAACTTACAACTGTGTGGTCTAACTCCACTGTCTTAGACGTTATCCGCTTTTAACCTTGTCTTTATTCGTCCATACTAAGTTTGTTGTGAATTTATGGGTGGATATAGAAAAAGTAGCCATACGGATTTATGGTATAAAGTATCATGTTATATGGGAAACAAAAGGGGATCGTATAAGTATCAAATGAGGAAGAATTATTGGTCAATTTTCTAATTTGGATTTTTATCTAGGTGTATTTTAATTTTCTTTTGTGTTTTATATTTTTGATGGTGCTTTAACGGACACATTTTTTTATTGGATTAATTACGATGTTATTTTTTACGAATCTTGTCCAATCATTAAAAACCCTATTTTAAATTTGTCTTAGCGTGTTTCCTTTGCTTAATATGGAAATATTTTCTTGTTATCCCTTTAACCAGAAATAACCCCTCTATTTACCATTAATCAATGGATTTTGTTTTATTTTGATAAAATGGTAGGAAACGCCTCCTTATAGAAGGAAATTTCATTTTATCTAAATTTATATTATATTTATTGATAGTAACTATTTTATGGGGGTGCGGCAATGGACTGTTGCTGTAAAAGTGGTAAAACTATAAACTTAAAGCTAGAAGGCGATATTGGATCTGATCCAATTTGGTGTAAGTTATGTGGCTGTAATTTAGACAGCGAAGACTTGCCGATTTCTAAGGAATTAGCTAATAAATTAACTAATTGGGCATTCCAATATGGCGAATGGATCGATTGGGAAACAGATAAATTGCTTCCACATGCTAGCGAACGTGAAAAGCAATTTAATGAAAACGGTCTGATTTTAACAGAAAAGTTAAAGCGGGAGCTAGGTGTTTCCTATGCTGTTGATTATGTACCCTCATTGACCGTGAAGATGTATGAACGTATAAAGGGTTAACTATTTAATAAAATCGGTATAAAAGGCTGGTGATTCGTTTGGATAGGATAATCGAGTTTACTGTACTGGTTGCCATTTTGTACTATATGTTTAGACTTATACAGGTGTTGGTG is a genomic window of Virgibacillus proomii containing:
- a CDS encoding nucleoside deaminase → MDKFMERAVELAVANVREGGQPFGAVLVKDETIVAEGVNELHTTYDVSGHAELLAIRRAQKQIQTNDLSGYTMYASGEPCPMCLTAMYFAGIKEVFFCASLDDAARAGLGKSKEIYEDLQNPKEERSLSMVQMPLREGQVDPMQLWKKQSS